The genomic stretch AGAGCGGGCTGCGCAACGCCACCGATAACGTCTATTTCGAGCAGGCGCTGGCGGGCGCGAAAGAAACGCTCTCGCGTGCGGACCATGTCGTGCTCGAACGCGTCAACGCGTGGCTCGGCGGCAGCGCCGAAGAAATGCCGAATGCACGGGCTAGCGCACCGCCTCAGCAAGGCCAGAACGGCGCGCCGCCGAGTCATGCGGGCTCCGCGCGGCGCACCGCGCAGACGCTGTTTTCGCAACTGACCGCGCCGGTCGCCGCGAAGGCGATTGAAGACACCGCGTGCTATCGCTATGGCCGCCTGCTGTCGCGCAACGAAGTCGGCTCGGATCCGGGCGAATTCGCGTTGTCGGTCGAGCAGTTTCATGCGGGGAACATGGAGCGCTCACAGCGTTTTCCTCACGCGATGCTCGCCACTGCCACGCACGACCACAAACGTGGCGAAGACGTGCGCGCGCGGCTCGCGGTATTGAGCGAGATTGCGCACGACTGGAGCGCGATGTTGCGCGCCTGGTCGACATTGAACACACCGCATCGCCGTGCGCTCGACGGCAAGCCGATCAGCAGCGTCAACAAGGACGCGACCTATGACTGGGCGCCCGGCCCTGCGGCCGAAGCAATGCTGTATCAGACGCTGGTGGGCTGCTGGCCGCCGGAATTATCGCCGGACGATGAAGCCGGCGTCAGGGCACTAGCCGAGCGCGTCGCGCAATGGCAGTTGAAGGCGCTGCGCGAAGCGAAGCTGCAAACCAACTGGCTCGCGCCCGACGAAGCGTATGAGGCTGGCTGTCGCGACTTTCTGTTCGATATCCTGGCGCCGCAGCGACGCGATGGATTTTTGCGCGAGTTGTCTGCGTTCGTCGCGCGCATTGGCCGAGCTGGCGCGCTCAATGGCTTGCAGCAGACAGTGTTGCGATTGGCATCGCCTGGGATTCCCGATCTTTATCAGGGTACTGAGTTGTGGGACTTCAGCCTGGTCGATCCCGACAATCGCCGGCCGGTCGATTTTGCAAAGCGTGAGGCGTTGCTTGTACAGACGCCGCCGTCGGAATTTTTGCCGAGTTGGCGCGATGGACGTGTGAAGCTCGCGGTGGTGCAACGCGTGCTGGCGTTGCGTGCGCATTTGCCGGAGTTGCTGAGTCAGAGTACGTATCTGCCGCTCGTGGTACGCGGTGCGCATGCGTCGAATGCGATCGCGTTTGCACGGCGGCATGGGAATGCGTGGGCTGTTGTTGTCGCCAGCCGGCTTGCTGCTGGATTGCTTGGTGAGACCGGCGATTTGCCTTTGGTCGATGTGGTCAGATGGGGCGATACGGCGGTTGAAATGCCAGCTGATCTGGCTGGGCGGGCTTTGTTTGACTGGTTGAGTCCGGCGGCGCCTAAGGTCGATGACAATGGGTTGCTGTTTTTACGCGATGCGTTGGGGGTGATGCCGGTTGCGGTGTTGGTGGAGGATGGAGTACCAAAGGTTTAGGTTTTTTGCCTTTGGCGGCGGCATTTGTCTGTGTGCCTGCGGCGTTGGCCTGTTCTTGTTCTGTTTGCCTGCTCGGCGCTTTTTAGCTGTGCGCTTGCGGTGTTGGCCTTTCCTTGATTTGTTAGTGGTCTATTCGCGTCGCCCCTGTGCGGGGCAGGCACTTACTTTCTTTGCCGCCGCAAAGAAAGTAAGCAAAGAAAGCGGCTTCACCCCGCTAACTCTTAAGCGGGTCCCCTGGCTTGGAGGAGGTAGTGGAGCATCTAGAATCGGTGTTCTCGCACACTCCGCCCTAGTGACAAGGCAGTCATACTTCCGGCGGCGCTGCGCGCGCCATGGCGGTACTTCATAATACCGTCGGGCGCTTTTCGCGCCTGCGGTTGCTCAGGTGCAACGGCTTGTGTTTGCTGCGTTAGCGTAGCTCGCGACTACGCTTCGTTCGGCACTTTTTTCCGTGCCTGCGGTGGCTCGCCGCTCGCCCTCAAGCCCCCCATGCCTTGCCGAGGCGCTAGCGTCTCACTCGGAGTGGTAGCTCGTACTCGCACACTTGGGCGCCTCGCCGAGACGAAGCCAATGGCCTCCATTGCGCACAAACGAAGCCACGGGTTTCCCATGCAGACCGGTCCGCGACGCACGTAGTGCGGAGTGGGAGGAATGATGCCGGAAGCGTATATCCGCTATCGGTGTTGGGAAGTACCGCCACGGCGCGCGCAGCGCCGCCGGAAGTATGACTGCCTTGTCACCAGCGCGGAGTGTGCGAGAACACTGATTCCAGATGCTCCACTACCTCCTCCAAGCCAGGGGACCCGCTTAAGAGTTAGCGGGGTGAAGCCGCTTTCTTTGCTTACTTTCTTTGCGGCGGCAAAGAAAGTAAGTGCCTGCCCCGCACAGGGGCGACGCTAATAAACCACTAAGAAATCAAGGAAAGGCCAACCCCGCAGGCAAACAGCCAAAAAGCGCCGCGAAGGCAAAAAAAGAAAGCAAAGACCAACGCCGCAGGCACACAGAAGAATGCCGCCGCCAAAGGCAAAACCCCCTATCACCCTCCTTCATCATCAAAAACCTTCGGATAAACTCTCACGAGCACAATCCGAGGCCCCTTCATTTTCTTGACGACGACGTCAAAACGATCAAACTCAACCCTCTGCCCCTCAGCGGGCAAATCATTGAGCGCTTGAATCACGAGACCACCGACCGATTCAGCCTTGCCCTCATCAATATCGATCCCCAACGCACGTTCCAGCGACACCACCGGCAAACTACCCTTGCCCATCAACGTCCCGTCATCCATACGGGACCAATCAGCGTCGCCTTGACGGAATTCGTCATGAATCTGCCCAACCAGCGCGCCAAGCAGATTGTCCAGCGTCAGAAAACCAATCGGCTTCGCGTTCTTGTGACCGACCAGCGCGAAATGCGGCGCGCCCTTCCGAAAGCGGCGAAACAGTTCAAGCGCGGGCATATCCGGTTTGACGTACTGCACAGCCCGAACGTATTTGGAAAGATCGTCGAGCGTACTGCCCGCATGACGCGCCAGCAGCAAATCCTTCAAATGGATCATGCCGGCCACACGCTCGCCAGCAGCGTCTTCGAACAACGGGTAGCGGCTGAAGCGATGCCGCGCCACCACCTGCATGTTCTCGCGCAACGGCAAATCGCGCCGCAAGCCAACCATTTCATAAGGCGGCCGCATCAGATCGGACACGGTCATGCGCGAAAAATCCAGCGAATGCGCAATCGTGTTCCATTCGTCCTGGCTGTATGCGCCGTCCGGCGAACCAAGTCCCGTCGCTACGTTCGCATAGCGGCCGCGCAAGATCAGCTTGAGTTCGTCGGTCGAATAGTGCGAGTCGTGGCCGTGATCCGCCGCGAGCCCCGCGAGCCGCAGCACCGCGTTGGCGCTGGTATTGAGCACCCAGATCGCCGGATACATCGCCCAGTAAAAACCGTAGAGCGGCGTGGCGGCCCACAGCGAAACCTTCTCTGCTTCGCGAATTGCCAGCGACTTCGGCGCCAGTTCGCCGACCACGATATGCAGGAACGAAATGCACGAGAACGCGAAGAACAGCGAAATGCCGTGGATCAGCTTCTCCGACTCCACGCCAAGCAAACTGAAGAGCGGCGTAAGCAGTTGCGCAAACGCGGGCTCTCCGATCCAGCCCAGCCCGAGCGACGCCAGCGTGATGCCGAGCTGACAGGCCGACAGATACGCGTCGAGCCGGCCATGCACCTTCGCCAGCAGACGTCCGCGCATGCCGTGCTGGGCGGCAAGGCTTTGCACGCGCGTCTGCCGCAGCTTGACCAGACCGAATTCGGCGGCGACAAAAAAACCGTTGAGGGCAACGAGAAACAACGCACCAATAAGGGCGACAACCTGGATCAAAGCGGAAGGCTCCGGCAACAAAAGTTGTCAGTATAGAGGGCGAAAGCTCAGCGAAAGCTAATCGCGCCCAGGAAAACGCCGCGACGTCCGGCGCTCACGCAGTTGCCGTCGCGCTGAGCGGCACACGCAACGCGAGCGTGCCCGCTTCGGCGTCTTGTGTGTCGCTTTGCTCGAAACTGCCGCCGTGGGCCTCCGCGACGCGCTTGCACAGCGCGAACACCCACGCGATCCGTTTGGCTTCGCGCGGTTCGCGTGCCTGTTTGCGAGCGAACGCTTCAAGCACATGCGGCAACGCAGGATCGTCCAGCGCGGCGGCTGTCACGTTGAAGGTGACGGTAGCGTGCCACGTGGCGGCGTCCGCGCGTGCGGCCAGCGTGACGGTCGCGCCCTCCACGCTCGCTTCGACGGCGAAGGTGAGCATCAGCCACAAGGCGGCGGCAAGGCGTTCCCGGTCGCCGTTAAGTTGCTCGGTAGCCAGTTGCGAGTCGATTGCGATCTCGACGCCGCGCGAGCGGGCCAATCCCGAGCGGACTTCTTCAACCGTTTCGTCGAGAAAAGGATGTAGCGGAAACGGCGCATAAGCGAGCGCCAGCGTTTTGGTTTCGGCGCGCGTCGCGTCGACGATCGTCTCGAGCAGCTTCACTTGCTGGTCCACGCCACTGCGAATGCCGGTCACGGCGCGCTGCGAGTTGGGGTCGTTCGCATCGAGCTTGCGTTCCAGTACGTACGCCCAGCTATGAATGGCATTCAGCGGACCGCGCAGATCATGCGACACCAGCGACAGCACGTGGTCGCGCATGAACAGCGCGGTCTCCGCCCGCAGACGCGCGGTGCGTTCGGATACGGCGAAACCGGGACGAACCGGCTGGCCGCCGCCGGCTCCGATGGAAGAGGTTGTCACGATCAAGGCCTCTCACGCGGTATATGAATTGTTAAAAGAAGCCCCATTATAGGCATGCTGCCCCGCGCAACCACCCTGGCCGGACGGCCAACGTGGCCGCAAACCCCATGCCACGCGCCAATCCTCGGCGATGCATCGCCAACGCGCCTACAATGTCGGTTTTTACGATTTGACCTAAGGAGCGACTCATGTCGACTGTGACTACCGAATCCGGCTTGAAATACGAAGACATCGTTGAAGGCACTGGCGCCGAAGCGGTTGCCGGCAAGACCGTCAGCGTGCACTACACCGGCTGGCTGACCGATGGCCAGAAGTTCGACTCGAGCAAGGACCGCAATGACCCGTTCGCCTTCGTGCTGGGCGGCGGCATGGTCATCAAGGGTTGGGATGAAGGCGTGCAGGGCATGAAGGTCGGCGGCACGCGCAAACTGACGATTCCGCCGCAACTCGGCTACGGCGTGCGCGGCGCGGGCGGCGTGATTCCGCCGAATGCGACGCTCGTGTTCGAAGTCGAATTGCTCGGCGTCTAAGTTTTTCGCTGCTTGTAATTAGACATCGCAATGGGTCACGCCGCCGTCACCGCGCCTAGCGTTTCGTTGCGCCGTTACGGCGCGATCGAAGCGTCGGACGTGCACGACTTTCATCAGGTCGTGCTCGGGCTCGACGGCGCGATGGTGATGGCGGTAGACGGCGTCGCGCAACAGATCGACGCCGGTTCCGCGTGGCTCATTCCAGCCGGCGCGCGGCACGATTACGCGGGCGTCGGCGAGAACCGGCAATTGGTGCTGGATCTGCCGGCCGCCTCATTGGCCGTGCCGGAACGTCTGTTCGACCGCGCCCGGGCGGTGACGGTGGATGCCTCTCTCACGCAACTCGTGCATCGGATTGCGGCGCATGCCACAGGCGGCGCCCAAGGCGACGATCTGGATACCCGCCGTTTTCATTGGGACGCTGCGGCGCGTTTAGGCGCAGCGTTGGTAGCTGACGCAGGCACGACGGCTGGGGCACAAGCGCCCGGCGCCGGGCTCGACTTCGCGCGCATCGACCGCTGGCTGCGCGCGCATTTATCGGAGCCGCTGCGTGTCGCCGACCTCGCCGCGCATTGCGGCTTCGGCATGCGGCGCTTTCATCAGCTTTTTATCGACGCCTTTGGCGAAACGCCGCATCGTTATTTGCAGCGGCTGCGGCTCGATACGTCGATTACGCTGCTCGCCGATCCGCGCCGTTCGTTGACCGACATCGCGTTCGAGATCGGTTTCGGCGATCAGAGCGCTTACACGCACGCTTTTACGCGGCGTTTCGGGCTGGCGCCTGGGCAATGGCGCGCGCTGCGCCACTGAATGCCACTGAGTTTTCAACGCGAGCCGCCTCGCGGCCCGCGTTTCCCTTCCTGGTAAAGGTGGTCAAGCGGATTAACCCGCCAAACCACGCTCCAGATCGCCGCGAATATCGCCGGCGTTTTCGAGCCCCACAGCCAGACGGATCAACCCTTCGCTAATGCCAGCCGCCGCACGTGCTTCCGGCGTCACGCGGCCGTGCGTGGTCGTAGCCGGATGCGTGATGGTGGTGCGCGTATCGCCGAGGTTGCCGGTAATCGAGCAGATCTTCGTACTGTCGATCACGCGCCAGGCATTCGCGCGCATCGCCTCAGGCGTATCGCCCTTCAGTTCGAACGACAAAATCGCGCCGCCGGCCTTCTGCTGGCGCATCGCCAACGCGTGCTGCGGATGCGATTCGAGCCCCGGATAGAACACGCGATTCACGGCCGGATGCGTGTCCAGCCACCGCGCGATTTCGAGTGCGTTCGCCGACTGCTTTTCGACCCGCAGCGACAGCGTTTCCATACCCTTGAGCAGCACCCACGCGTTGAACGCGGACAGCGTCGGCCCGGCGCTGCGCACGAACGGAAACACCTTTTCCATGATGAACTGCTTCGAGCCGACCAGCGCGCCGCCGAGCACACGCCCCTGGCCGTCGAGGAACTTGGTGGCCGAATGCATCACGACGTCCGCGCCGAGCTTCAACGGCTGCTGCAAGGCCGGGCTACAAAAACAGTTGTCGACCACGAACAGCGCATTGGCCGCCTTCGCGATCTTGCTGATTGCTTCGATATCCGCGACTTCGGTCAGCGGATTCGACGGCGTTTCGAGGAAGAACATCTTCGTCTCGGGGCGCACGGCGTTTTTCCACGCGTCCAGATCGGTCGGATCGACGAAGGTCGTCGTAATGCCGAACTTGCTGAAGATCTGCGAGAACATGCCGAGTGTCGAACCGAACAAGGCTTGCGAGCTGACCAGATGGTCGCCAGCCTGCAACGCCGACATCACCACCGACATGATCGCGGCCATCCCCGAGGCAGTAGCCATGCACGCTTCGCCGCCTTCGAGCGCCGCCAGACGGTCCTGGAACATCGAGACGGTCGGGTTCGTGAAGCGCGAGTAGGTGTAGTTGTCTTCGGAATTCTTGAATTTTTCGGCGGCGTCCGCGGCACTCGCGAAGACGAAGCTCGACGTCAGGAAAATCGCTTCCGAATGTTCGTTGAAGTCGCTGCGCACTGTGCCCGAGCGGACTGCCAGCGTATCGAAGTTCAGGGAGTCGTCCATGTTGGTTCTGGTTTCCAATGTTCCATGGCTGCATCTGGCGTGGCTCACATGAGACGAGCGTGCAACGCCAAACGACAGCAACAAAAAAGCCCGCTTTTGCGTCGGCATAAGCGGGCTTCATGTGCGGGGGAAAGCTGGAGCGGAGGCGGATGACTGCGGCTTTTCCACCATTCGCTTTAGCTGTTTCGGGTTGCCCCGCGTCCGCAAGCTGAGATCAAATCGACGCAAGCCGTCATGCTAACACGCTCGCGGCATGGCGTGCAGTACGCCACGCCGGTTGCGGGACCGCTCAACCCACCGACAATTGCAAATGCAGTTGCGAGCGTGCCGGGCCGCCGTCGATCGCTTCGCTCGCGGCGTCGCGATCCGATTGCGAGGACGGCGCGAGACGCGCGGTTTCGATGCGGTCGAGGTACTCGGTGGTCACATCGCCGGTCACGTAGTTGCCGTCGAAGCACGAAGCCTCGAATTCCTTCAGCGCCGGATTGATGTCGCGCACCGCCTGCTTCAACGCGTCGACGTCCTGATAAACGAGATGGTCGGCACCGATCATGCGCGCGACTTCTTCGTCCGAACGGCCGTGGGCGACGAGTTCACCGCGTGTCGGCATATCGATACCGTAGACGTTCGGGAACTTCACCGGCGGCGCCGCCGAGGCAAAGATCACCTTGTTCGCGCCCGCGTCGCGTGCCATCTGCACGATTTCGTGCGAGGTGGTGCCGCGCACGATCGAATCGTCGACGATCAGCACGTTCTTGCCCTTGAACTCGATGCCCATCGCGTTCAGCTTCTGGCGCACCGACTTCTTGCGCATCGCCTGGCCCGGCATGATAAAGGTCCGGCCCACGTAACGGTTCTTGAAGAAGCCTTCGCGATACTCGACGCCCAGCTTCTTGGCGACCTGCATCGCAGCCGGACGGGACGAATCGGGAATCGGCATCACAACGTCGATCGCGACGTCGGGCAATTCGCGTTTGATCTTCTCGGCGAGATAGTCGCCCATGCGCAGACGCACGTTGTAGACCGGCACGCCGTCGAGCACCGAGTCCGGACGCGCGAGGTACACGAGTTCGAAAATGCACGGGTTCAGGCTCGGATTCGTCGCGCATTGCTGGGCGTGCAGATTGCCGTCAAGGTCGATGAAAATCGCTTCGCCCGGCGCCACATCGCGCACGAACTCGAAACCGATACCTTCGATCGCGACCGATTCCGACGCCAGGATCCACTCGACGCCTTCCGCCGTTTCCTGCTTGCCGAGACACAACGGACGAATGCCGAACGGGTCGCGGAAAGCAAGCAGACCATAGCCGGCGATCAACGAAACGATCGCGTACGAACCCCGCACCCGGCGATGCACACCCGACACGGCGTTGAACAGTGCGGCCGGATCGAGTTGCAGGCTCGAACTGGACAGCTGCAATTCGTGCGCGAGCACGTTGAGCATCACTTCGGTATCGGAATTCGTATTGATGTGGCGGCGATCGATGCGGAACATCTCATCTTTCAGCTGCTGCCAGTTGGTCAGGTTGCCGTTGTGCGCGAGGATGATGCCGAACGGCGCGTTCACGTAGAACGGCTGGGCTTCTTCTTCGCTCGACGCCGAACCGGCGGTCGGGTAACGGACCTGGCCGATGCCGGTATTGCCAGGCAGGCTGCGCATGTTGCGCGTGCGGAACACGTCGCGCACCATGCCGTTGGCCTTGTGCATGTGGAAATTGCTGCCGTTCGCTGTCGCGATGCCGGCGGCGTCCTGACCGCGGTGCTGCAGAAGCAGCAGGCTGTCATAGATCAGCTGATTGACCGGAGAGTGGGAAACTACACCTACGATGCCGCACATGGCATGTCCTTCAAAGGTACGAAATTCGTAACGGCGGCCGGTGCCTGCGATGGAGCGTAAAAGCAGCCGGATTGCGCCGGAGTACTGCGGGCTTCCTCTGATCACCCGCCTGATCGTCACACACGGACGTAGGCAGCGAGCGTCTCGGGAAGCAGCGGTTTCATTGCGTGCACGCCGTCGACCGCATAGGGCCGAAGCAGGGCGTTGCGCCAGAATTCCTGTTGGGGCAGTTCGGTCAAGCCTGCCAGGGCGACCAGAATCAGCACCAGAACGACCCCGCGCACGAGGCCGAACATCAAACCAAGCGAGCGGTCTATGCCGCCCAAGCCCGATATCTGCACGATGCGGCTCAGCAGCGCATTCAGCACGCTCGCCACCACCACCACGCCGATCACCACCAGCGCGAACGCCAGCAGCCATTGGGTCAACGCGCCGCCCGGCCACGTGGCAGGAATAAACGGCACGACGTCCCCGACAAAGCGGCAAGCAATGAAAAACGCCGCGATCCAGCCGATCAGCCCGAATATCTCAGACAAAAAGCCACGCCATGTGCCGCGCAAAGCCGACAAACCGATCACCGCCATTACAGCGTAGTCGAAGGCGGTGAACATCGCTCGCTTACTGAGCAGCGCCGTTGTTCGCGCCCGACGTCAAGCCAGCCTCGCGAACCTTCGCAATTGCGGCGCTGGCCGCTGCACGGTCGGCGAACGGGCCGGCGCGCAACAGCGTGCGGGTCGTGCCGTCTGCCTGCTTCCGGCGTTCGGTATATGCGGGCACGCCGGCCGCTTTCAACTTGGTTGCCCAATTGCGCGCGCTGGTGTCGTCCGGGAAGACGCCGAGCTGCACGGCGAAGCGGCTGCCGGGCGGCGACGCGGGCGTGCCGGAATCGGCGTCCGCGGTGGCGGCGGTGCTGTTCGTGCTGTCCTCGCCCGGGGCCGGAACGTTCGCGGCGCTATGTGCGGTCTGCGGTTTCGCCGGTTTGGCCGGCGTCGGCGCCGCGGGAGCCGTGTTGGCTGCGACGGCCGGCGCTTGCGGCTTGGCAGCGGGCTTCGCTGCGCTCGTTGCCGCGCTCTGCTGCTTGGCGGCGCCGGACTGACTTTGCGTGGCGGCCGTTGCCGGTGCAGCCGGTGCGAGGCCGGAAGCGGCGAGTGCCGAGTCGGGCGCCGGATTGTCAGGTGCTACGCCGGCCTGCGTATCTTCGTCGGCCTTGCTGGCCTTCGGCGCGGGGCGGCTCGGGATGTCGATGGATATGTCGTCGGTGACGGGCTTAGGATGCGAATCCAGCACCATCGGCAGGACGACTACCGCTGCCACGACCAACGCGATTGCGCCAACGAGCCGGCGCCGCGCACGCTGCTTTTCAGGCAACGTGGGGTCGAGCAGCATCGCATCGGCGTCTACGGCGCGCTCCGTGCGGCGGGTTCGCCGCTCCACGCGTTCGCCACGGGCGGCACGAGTGGAATTGGTATTTGCGCCACGCCGTGCGGGCGTGTCGTCTTTCTTGCCGAACGAGAAAATTCCCATGAATCGCTTGGTTCGAGCCTGGCGCCCGTTCAGTGTTGCTGCGATTTACGGTAGGCCATCACGCCTGCTACCGTATAGAAACTGCCGAAAACCACGATTCTATCATTCTCTGACGCTCGTTTTAGCGCGTCTTGGAAAGCCTCTGCCGGTGTTGCGTAGCGCGTCACACTGCTATCGGCGCTGTCGCTCACGCCCTGCTCACGCAATGCGGCTTCGAGCTCCTCGGCGGAAGCCGCACGCGGAGTCGGCAAATCGGTCACGCACCAGTGGTCGATTTCACCTTTCAGGTGGGCCAACACGCCGGCAATGTCCTTGTCGCGCATCGCGCCGAACACGGCGTACGTGTACGGGAAAAAGCCCATATTGCCGAGGTTTTGCGTAAGCACCGCGGCGGCATGCGGATTGTGGCCGACATCGAGCACGACGGCCGGCTTGCCGGGCAGCACCTGAAAGCGCCCCGGCAATTCGACGTTGGCAAGGCCGAGCCGAATGTCCTGCGCCGAGACCGGCAATCGGTCGCGCAGCGCTTCGAGAGCGGCGAGCGCCGCCGACGTGTTGATCAACTGGTTCGCGCCACGCAGCGCCGGATAGGCGAGCGCCGAGCGGCGCATCGTCGGGCCCACATAGCTCCATTGCTGGCGCTCACTGCCCGCCTGCCCTTCGTAGCGGAAATCGCGTCCGAATAGCCACAGTTCGGCGCCGATCTGTTCGGCATAATCGATCAGCGTTTGCGGCGGCACCGGATCGGCACAGATCGCCGGTTTGCCCGCCCGGAAAATACCGGCCTTTTCGAAGGCGATTTTCTCGCGCGTGTCGCCCAGATAATCGGTGTGATCGATATCGATGCTGGTAATGATCGCGCAGTCCGTGTCGAGGATGTTGACCGCGTCCAGGCGGCCACCGAGGCCCACTTCGAAAATCGCCGCATCGAGTCCGCGCGAAGCGAACAGACTCATGATCGCCAGCGTCGTAAATTCGAAATACGTCAGCGTGACCGGTTCAGCGAGGCTCAGGCGCGCGGCTTCAACTGCTTCGAAGTGCGGCAGCAGATCGGCATCGCTCGCGGTTTCGCCATTCACGCGCGCGCGCTCGTTGAACGACAACAGATGCGGTGACGTATGGCAGCCGACCGTAAAGCCGGCGCGCAGCAAAATCGATTCGAGGATCGCGCAGGTCGAACCCTTGCCGTTCGTGCCGCCGACCGTGATGACCGGACACGCGAACGACAACTGCATCGCGTCGCGTACCTTGGAGATGCGAGCCAAACCCATGTCGATGCCGACCGGATGCGCGGATTCAAGGTGCGTGAGCCACGCGTCGAGAGTGGGGAATGTGGTCATCGAAAACTACAAGTAGAAATGCGGGCAGCCGTCGCGGCGTCACGAGACCGTGATTATCCCGGAAATGACAGCGCGCCGCTTGATGACTCTCGCGGCGCGCTATTTTTTGACTGCTTTTCGTACTAACGCCGCGCTTCGGCGGCACGGCGCTGATTCATGCTTTGGCGAATCGATACAGCCGCTTCGCTTATCGCTTACGCGACGGCGTCAGCCGGCTGGCGGCTCAGCAGCGCCATCAGTTGCGCGAGTTCTTCACGCAGCTTGCGACGATCGACGATCATATCGATCGCGCCCTTCGTCAGCAGGAACTCGGCGCGCTGGAAGCCTTCCGGCAGTTTCTCGCGCACGGTTTGTTCGATCACGCGCGGGCCGGCAAAGCCGATCAGCGCCTTCGGTTCCGCGATCACCACGTCGCCGAGGAAGGCGAAACTCGCCGAGACGCCGCCCATGGTCGGGTCGGTCAGTACCGAGATGAACGGCAGCCTGGCTTCGGCCAGCCTGGTCAGCATCGCCGTGGTCTTGGCCATTTGCATCAGCGACAGCAAGCTCTCCTGCATCCGCGCGCCGCCCGAAGCGGTGAAGCAGATGAACGGCACTTGCTGTTCCAGCGCGTTCTGTGCGCCGCGCGCAAAACGCTCGCCGACGACCGAACCCATCGAGCCGCCCATAAACGAGAACTCGAAGCACGCGACCACTACGGGCAGCGTGTGGATTGCGCCGCCCATCACGACCATTGCGTCGGTTTCGTCGGTGTCGTCCATCGCCTCTTTCAGGCGATCCGGGTATTTGCGGCTGTCTTTGAACTTGAGCGCGTCGACCGGCACGATTTCCTGGCCGATTTCATAGCGGCCTTCCGGATCGAGCAGGCCGTCGAGCCGCTCACGCGCGCCGATGCGCATGTGATGGTCACATTTCGGGCAAACATGCAGATTGGCCTCGACGTCGTTGCGGTACAGCACCGCTTCGCACGACGGGCACTTGATCCACAAGCCTTCCGGAATCCCCTTGCGGTTCTTCGGATCGGTTTGCTTGATTTTCGGCGGCAGCAGCTTATCGAGCCAGCTCATATTGAATCCTTCTGGGGTCAACGGTTGCGCAAACGGCGGGACAAACCCGCCGCTCACACTACAGAAGACAAAAATAACTGTTATCGGGCAGTCGCAACGCTGTCCAGCGCCTCACGCACTTCGGCGACGAAACGCGTGAGCGTCTCGGCAGCGGTGTCAGGCGCGGCTTGTTCGAGCAATTGCACGATACGGCTGCCGATCACGACGGCATCGGAAACCTCGGCCACCGCACGCGCCGTTTGCGCGTCGCGGATACCGAAACCGACGCCCACCGGCAGGGGTACGCGCGACTTGATGGCCGGGATTTTACTCGCGATGCTGGAAACGTCCAGATTTGCCGCTCCGGTGACCCCTTTGAGCGACACATAATAGACGTAGCCGCTGGCGATTTTGCCGACTTCCGCGATGCGCTCGTCCGTTGAGGTGGGCGCAAGCAAAAATATCGGATCGATGCCGGCGGATCGCATCTGTTCCGCGAAATCAGCGCACTCTTCAGGCGGGTAATCGACCACCAGCACGCCGTCTACGCCCGCTTCCTTCGCGGCCCTGGCAAACTCTTCGGTGCCCATGCGCTCGATCGGATTGGCGTAGCCCATCAACACGACCGGCGTCTTGTCGTTGGTTTCGCGGAAGCGCTTGACGTCGGCGATGACGTGGCGCAGCGATACGCCGTGCGCCAGAGCGCGCTCGGACGATTGCTGGATCACGGGACCGTCGGCCATCGGGTCGGAAAACGGCACGCCAAGTTC from Paraburkholderia sp. IMGN_8 encodes the following:
- a CDS encoding O-succinylhomoserine sulfhydrylase, which translates into the protein MDDSLNFDTLAVRSGTVRSDFNEHSEAIFLTSSFVFASAADAAEKFKNSEDNYTYSRFTNPTVSMFQDRLAALEGGEACMATASGMAAIMSVVMSALQAGDHLVSSQALFGSTLGMFSQIFSKFGITTTFVDPTDLDAWKNAVRPETKMFFLETPSNPLTEVADIEAISKIAKAANALFVVDNCFCSPALQQPLKLGADVVMHSATKFLDGQGRVLGGALVGSKQFIMEKVFPFVRSAGPTLSAFNAWVLLKGMETLSLRVEKQSANALEIARWLDTHPAVNRVFYPGLESHPQHALAMRQQKAGGAILSFELKGDTPEAMRANAWRVIDSTKICSITGNLGDTRTTITHPATTTHGRVTPEARAAAGISEGLIRLAVGLENAGDIRGDLERGLAG
- the purF gene encoding amidophosphoribosyltransferase, which translates into the protein MCGIVGVVSHSPVNQLIYDSLLLLQHRGQDAAGIATANGSNFHMHKANGMVRDVFRTRNMRSLPGNTGIGQVRYPTAGSASSEEEAQPFYVNAPFGIILAHNGNLTNWQQLKDEMFRIDRRHINTNSDTEVMLNVLAHELQLSSSSLQLDPAALFNAVSGVHRRVRGSYAIVSLIAGYGLLAFRDPFGIRPLCLGKQETAEGVEWILASESVAIEGIGFEFVRDVAPGEAIFIDLDGNLHAQQCATNPSLNPCIFELVYLARPDSVLDGVPVYNVRLRMGDYLAEKIKRELPDVAIDVVMPIPDSSRPAAMQVAKKLGVEYREGFFKNRYVGRTFIMPGQAMRKKSVRQKLNAMGIEFKGKNVLIVDDSIVRGTTSHEIVQMARDAGANKVIFASAAPPVKFPNVYGIDMPTRGELVAHGRSDEEVARMIGADHLVYQDVDALKQAVRDINPALKEFEASCFDGNYVTGDVTTEYLDRIETARLAPSSQSDRDAASEAIDGGPARSQLHLQLSVG
- a CDS encoding CvpA family protein, with the protein product MFTAFDYAVMAVIGLSALRGTWRGFLSEIFGLIGWIAAFFIACRFVGDVVPFIPATWPGGALTQWLLAFALVVIGVVVVASVLNALLSRIVQISGLGGIDRSLGLMFGLVRGVVLVLILVALAGLTELPQQEFWRNALLRPYAVDGVHAMKPLLPETLAAYVRV
- a CDS encoding AraC family transcriptional regulator, yielding MGHAAVTAPSVSLRRYGAIEASDVHDFHQVVLGLDGAMVMAVDGVAQQIDAGSAWLIPAGARHDYAGVGENRQLVLDLPAASLAVPERLFDRARAVTVDASLTQLVHRIAAHATGGAQGDDLDTRRFHWDAAARLGAALVADAGTTAGAQAPGAGLDFARIDRWLRAHLSEPLRVADLAAHCGFGMRRFHQLFIDAFGETPHRYLQRLRLDTSITLLADPRRSLTDIAFEIGFGDQSAYTHAFTRRFGLAPGQWRALRH
- a CDS encoding SPOR domain-containing protein, with amino-acid sequence MGIFSFGKKDDTPARRGANTNSTRAARGERVERRTRRTERAVDADAMLLDPTLPEKQRARRRLVGAIALVVAAVVVLPMVLDSHPKPVTDDISIDIPSRPAPKASKADEDTQAGVAPDNPAPDSALAASGLAPAAPATAATQSQSGAAKQQSAATSAAKPAAKPQAPAVAANTAPAAPTPAKPAKPQTAHSAANVPAPGEDSTNSTAATADADSGTPASPPGSRFAVQLGVFPDDTSARNWATKLKAAGVPAYTERRKQADGTTRTLLRAGPFADRAAASAAIAKVREAGLTSGANNGAAQ